In Lepus europaeus isolate LE1 chromosome 23, mLepTim1.pri, whole genome shotgun sequence, a single genomic region encodes these proteins:
- the PRDM7 gene encoding LOW QUALITY PROTEIN: histone-lysine N-methyltransferase PRDM7 (The sequence of the model RefSeq protein was modified relative to this genomic sequence to represent the inferred CDS: substituted 1 base at 1 genomic stop codon), which produces MSAAARAEPSPGADAGQARGKPEVRAQAAQGSARRGGPNGRSRRAAPSCASGAGGQAGSALRRDSASPRGSGVFQVQDAFRDISIYFSKEEWAEMGEWEKTRYRNVKRNYCALVAIGLRAPRPAFMCHRRLAVRARAGDTEDSDEEWTPRQQVKPPWMAFRTEHSKHQKGMPRLPVNNESSLKESSGIANLLNTAGPEEDQKPSFPPKETRTSGQHSTRKLGLRRKKIEVKMYSFRKRKSQAYKECSEPQDDDYLYCEKCQNFFLDSCAVHGPPIFVKDSAVDKGHPNRSVLSLPPGLRIGPSGIPEAGLGVWNEASDLPLGLHFGPYEGQITEEEEAANSGYSWLITKGRNCYEYVDGKDSSWANWMRYVNCARNDEEQNLVAFQYHKQIFYRTCQVIKPGCELLVWYGDEYGQELGIKWGSKWKEELTAGRGRQHYCSLKXKKRSILHENFCGSTLNRSNSQSQKSIPVPRALWPSPVTSSSVNTWSAVTPLRSSQEHLQEITCNQQIPVKGKSIRSCLIHRAGMAKPKVKTSKKSPNSHPKGQGRRRSQGLFPAFPKDKWRPQERVRE; this is translated from the exons ATGAGCGCCGCGGCTCGCGCggagcccagcccaggggcagACGCAGGCCAGGCGCGGGGGAAGCCGGAGGTGAGAGCCCAGGCCGCGCAGGGGTCAGCCCGGCGGGGAGGGCCCAACGGACGCTCCAGGCGGGCGGCGCCGAGCTGCGCGTCCGGGGCGGGAGGACAGGCTGGCTCCGCGCTCCGTCGCGACTCGGCGTCGCCCAGGGGATCCGGCGTCTTTCAGGTCCAAGATGCCTTCCGGGATATTTCCATCTACTTCTCCAAGGAAGAGTGGGCAGAGATGGGCGAGTGGGAGAAGACCCGCTACCGGAACGTGAAAAGGAACTACTGCGCGCTGGTAGCCATAG gtctcagAGCCCCTCGACCGGCTTTCATGTGTCACCGAAGGCTGGCAGTCAGAGCCCGGGCGGGTGACACTGAGGACTCCGACGAAGAATGGACGCCTAGGCAGCAAG TCAAACCTCCTTGGATGGCCTTCAGAACGGAACACAGCAAACACCAGAAG GGGATGCCCAGGTTGCCTGTAAATAATGAATCTAGTTTGAAGGAATCGTCAGGAATAGCAAATTTGCTGAACACAGCTGGCCCAGAGGAGGACCAGAAACCATCGTTCCCTCCTAAAGAAACGAGGACGTCTGGACAGCACTCCACACGAAAACTGG GacttagaagaaagaaaattgaagtgAAGATGTACAGCTTTCGAAAAAGAAAGAGTCAGGCATACAAAGAGTGCAGTGAGCCTCAGGATGACGACTACCTCT ATTGTGAGAAGTGTCAGAACTTCTTCCTTGACAGCTGTGCTGTTCACGGACCACCCATATTTGTAAAGGACAGTGCAGTGGACAAGGGGCATCCCAATCGCTCAGTCCTCAGCCTGCCCCCTGGGCTAAGAATTGGACCATCGGGCATCCCTGAGGCTGGGCTTGGAGTATGGAACGAGGCATCAGATCTGCCACTGGGCCTGCACTTTGGTCCCTACGAGGGCCAGATcacagaagaggaggaggcagccaACAGCGGGTATTCCTGGCTG aTCACCAAGGGGAGAAACTGCTATGAGTATGTGGATGGAAAGGATAGCTCTTGGGCCAACTGGATGAG GTATGTGAACTGTGCCCGGAACGACGAGGAGCAGAACCTGGTGGCCTTTCAGTACCACAAGCAGATATTCTACCGCACCTGCCAGGTCATCAAGCCTGGCTGTGAGCTGCTGGTCTGGTATGGGGACGAAtatggccaggagctggggatcaaGTGGGGCAGCAAGTGGAAGGAAGAGCTCACAGCAGGGAGAGGTAGGCAGCACTATTgttctttaaaatgaaagaaaagaagcatTCTTCATGAGAATTTTTGTGGTTCAACTCTAAATAGATCAAAT agccaaagccagaaatccaTCCCTGTCCCTCGTGCTCTCTGGCCTTCTCCAGTCACAAGTTCCTCAGTCAACACATGGAGCGCGGTCACTCCTCTCAGATCTTCCCAGGAGCACCTGCAAGAAATCACCTGCAACCAGCAAATCCCTGTCAAGGGAAAGAGCATCAGAAGCTGTCTGATCCACAGAGCTGGAATGGCAAAACCGAAGGTCAAGACGTCAAAGAAAAGTCCAAATTCTCATCCAAAAGGACAAGGCAGAAGGAGATCTCAAGGGCTTTTTCCAGCCTTCCCAAAGGACAAGTGGAGACCTCAAGAGAGGGTGAGAGAATGA